A genomic window from Terrisporobacter glycolicus ATCC 14880 = DSM 1288 includes:
- a CDS encoding D-aminoacyl-tRNA deacylase: MSYNKKSVYFFCTDYERDEVAPRVLDYLKNNYSLKLSDIKFDNRNVYNYIDEDNNLFTYVETDKVLSYDYYKYIPILNKLFSDYDVAGVVNWHGGEKAPDKILTVHSTGDVVGGIYAPSHPLYLRNLLVSMEKHRVENNLNDFKVMTEGTHWTGTIRGGDINLIDKYEVPLFDIEIGSTLDSWSNEIAVKILATSLQDVFSDEDTVKVLLCTGGMHFEDTFSNIIINKDCKISVGHVLPSQWLVQGEYHKDEKYDLLKKCTNSIIGNIDGIVIHDNLKSGYKNQIKKLAEELNIPTFKHKKLRNPKDLPIW, encoded by the coding sequence ATGAGTTATAATAAAAAATCCGTATATTTTTTCTGTACAGATTACGAAAGAGATGAAGTTGCTCCAAGGGTTCTTGACTATTTAAAAAATAATTATTCTCTAAAATTAAGTGATATAAAATTTGATAATAGAAATGTTTATAATTATATTGATGAAGACAATAATTTATTTACTTATGTTGAAACTGACAAAGTGCTAAGTTATGACTACTATAAATACATACCTATATTAAATAAGTTATTTTCAGATTATGATGTTGCTGGCGTTGTAAACTGGCATGGTGGAGAAAAAGCTCCAGACAAAATTCTTACAGTTCATTCAACTGGTGATGTGGTAGGAGGTATTTATGCACCTTCTCATCCTCTTTACTTAAGAAATTTATTAGTTTCCATGGAAAAACATAGAGTAGAAAATAATCTTAATGATTTCAAAGTAATGACCGAAGGAACTCATTGGACAGGTACCATAAGAGGTGGAGATATTAATTTAATTGATAAATATGAAGTTCCCTTATTTGACATAGAAATAGGAAGTACTTTAGACAGTTGGAGTAACGAAATAGCAGTCAAAATCTTAGCTACTTCCTTGCAAGATGTGTTTTCAGATGAAGATACTGTAAAAGTTCTTCTTTGTACTGGTGGCATGCACTTTGAAGATACATTTTCAAATATAATAATAAATAAAGATTGTAAGATATCTGTAGGTCATGTTCTTCCTAGTCAATGGTTAGTCCAAGGTGAATACCATAAGGATGAGAAATATGATTTATTAAAAAAATGTACTAACTCTATTATTGGTAATATTGATGGTATAGTTATTCACGATAACTTAAAATCCGGTTATAAAAATCAGATAAAAAAACTTGCTGAAGAATTAAATATACCTACTTTTAAACATAAAAAATTAAGAAATCCAAAAGATTTGCCTATTTGGTAA